The Elusimicrobiota bacterium sequence TTGGTGTTTGGGATCAAGATCGCCTTCGATAACCAAGACGGTCTGTTGAAGCCGGGCATGTCGGTTGAACTGACCTTTTGAAGAATACCCTCTCCATTCAGATCTCGGACGTTCACAAACGCCTCGGGCCGAACCAGGCGTTGGCGGGAGCGACCTTGAGTTTGGAGGCGGGCGGACTTTATGGACTGATCGGCCCGGACGGCGCGGGAAAAACAACGCTTCTCCGCACCGTCGTGGGGTTGCTCCGGCCCGATTCCGGGTGCGTGACCTTTCGCGTGGACGGCCTAACGGCCGCCTTCGAGGAGGCCCGGCCGTCCATCGCCTACATGCCGCAACAGCAAAGCCTCTACCCCGATCTGTCCATCAAAGAACATCTGGAATTCTTTCGGGACCTCTATCAAATTTCCAACGACCTGTACGTGCCCCGGCGAGACCGCCTGCTCCACCTCACGCGGCTGGAAAAGTTTCAGAACCGTCCGGCGGGGCAGTTGTCGGGGGGATGTGCAAAAGCTGGGTCTCATGTGCGCCCTCCTTCAGACCCCGGCCGCCCTCCTCCTGGACGAACCCACCAACGGCGTGGATCCCATCAGCCGGCGGGAATTTTGGGACCTCCTCTACGACCTCCGGAGCGAGGGGATTTTGATTTTGATCGCCACGGCCTACATGGACGAAGCGGAACGTTGCGGGGAGGTTTTTCTGCTGGAAAGCGGGCGGATCTGGACGTCCGGAGCGCCCCGGGCGATCCTGGAAAGAGAAAACGCCAATAATTTCGCGGAGCTTTTCGTCCGCCGCGCGGAGGTCGGGACGTGAAGGCCGTCGAGGCATTGGACCTCACGGTCCGCTTCGGCGATTTCACGGCGGTGGACGGCGTCACTTTCGATGTGGCGCCCGGTGAGATTTTCGGTTTTTTAGGGGCCAACGGGGCGGGGAAAACCACCACGATCCGCGTCCTCACGGGATTGCTTCCGCCCACTTCGGGCGGGGTCCGCGTGGCCGGCCTCACGTTCGAAGACGGCGGACGCGCCATCAAGTCCCGCGTGGGATACATGTCCCAACGGTTCACGTTGTACAACGATCTAACTGTCTCCGAAAATCTCTCCTTTGCCGCCGGCCTGCGGAAAATCCCTTCGGCTATTTCCGCCGAGAGGACGCGCCGTCTTTTGAATTTCATCAAGTTCGACCAGCCCTTAAACACACTGGTGCGAAACCTTCCCGGAGGCCTCAAGCAGGAGGTTTCCCTCGTGGCCGCGCTCCTGCACGATCCGGAGATCGTGTTTTTGGACGAACCCACCGCCGGTGTCTCTCCGTCTTCCCGGGCGCGTTTCTGGGCCCTCATCCGTGGACTCGCCAAGGAAGGCAAAACCATTTTTGTCACCACCCATTACATGGACGAAGCCGAAGAGTGCGGGCGGATCGCTCTCATGCGGGCGGGGCGCATCATCGCCCTCGGGAGTCCCGCCGATTTAAAAAAGAAGGCTTTTCCCGAGCGCTTGTTGGAAATTCAATGGAAGGGGGCTGCTCCGGAGGGATGGCGGAATGCGCTCTTGTCCGGGGCGGCGATGTCCGTCGTGCCCTACGGGTTGACGCACCATGTCCTGGTCCGAGACCAGGCGGCCTGGACTCTCTTCGCGTCCGACCATTCGGGGAAACTCTCGGCGCGTGACATCCAACCGTCCCTGGAAGATGTTTTTATCCGTTTGGTGGAGGGGGTCGACCGATGACCGTAACCCGGCGGCTCCCTCGGCGTTTCATTCCGGGCCGCGCTCTTTCCATCGCTCGGAAAGAAATCCGCCATCTCGCGCGGGATCCCTTCACTCTCGGCATGGCCCTGGGTGTTCCCGTGCTCCTCGTTCTTTTCTTCGGGTATGTGTTGGATTACGACGTGAAACGCGTCCACCTCCTTGTCGTGGACCGGGACCAGACCCGGGTTTCGAGGGAACTGGTGGACGTGTTCGCCGGCGCGGACTACTTCACTCCTTTGGCGCTCCGACACGGAGAAACGCCGTTGGGAACGCTGGAGGAAGGTCGCGCCAAGGCCATTTTGTTCATCGAACCGAATTTCGCGGGCGGCCTCGCGAAAGGCCAGACCGCCCGGGCCCAAATCGTGATCGACGGATCCGACAACCAAACCACCAGCGTCGTCGCCAGTTACCTGGGCGCGCTTCAGAGCGCTCTCTCCGCCCGGCTGGTTCCGGAGTCCCGGGGGCCCCCGGTGGAACTTCGAACCCGTTTTCTTTTCAACCCGGAACTGAACAGCCGCTGGTTCGTGGTGACGGGCCTCTTCGTGGTGGTCACCGGAATTGTTTCGGTGCTTTTGACCGCGTTAACGGTGGCGAGGGAATGGGAAACCGGCTCCATGGAACTCTTGCTCTCCACCCCTGTCCAACCGCTGGAGATCATTGCGGGTAAACTCGCTCCCTACATGGGTCTGTGTCTCGCCGCCGTGGGCCTTGTCTACGTGGCGGCGCGGGCGGGATTTGGAATTCCTTTTAACGGAAACCACGGGACGTTTTTGCTCGCCTGCGTCCTCTTTCTCACCTGCACCTTGGCCCAGGGGCTTTTGATCTCGGTGCTGACGCGCCAACAGCAGTTGGCCATGCAGTTCTCCAACCTCACCGGCCTCCTCCCGGCCACGCTCCTGTCGGGGTTTGTCTTCCCGGTGGAAAGCATGCCCGTCTTTTTTCGATATTTGACGACGATTCTCCCGGCCCGTTGGTTCGTGGTCTCCTGTCGGGGAATATTTTTGAAGGGGGAGGGCGTGGCGGAACTGGCGCTCCCCTTGGGACTAATGGCTTTGATCGGAACGACCTTGGTTTTCCTGGCCGTCAAGAAATTCAAGAGGGATTTGGAACCGTGAACCCGACCCTTCTCGCCTTCATCAAAAAAGAGTTCATCCAAGCTCTCCGGGACAAACGCATGCGGATGATCATCTTCGTGATTCCCGTGGTCCAGATGACGCTCTTCGGTTTGGCGCTCTCCAACGAAATAAAAAATATTCGCCTGGCCGTTTACGCGGATCCCGCAGACCACCTGGCGCGTCAGGTGGGGGAACGCGCCGCGGCTTCCGGATGGTTCCGCCTGGTTCCCGCCGATGACCCCGACCCCTTTCGGCTCATCCGTTCGGGCCGAGCGGACGCGGCGCTGGTGGCGCCTCCGGGCGGGTTGGACCGCGCCCTGGCCCGCCAACAGGGGCGGGCCCAACTGTTGGTGGACGCGACCAACGCCATCAAAGGACGAGTCATCGAGAGTTATCTCAACGCGGTGTTGAGGCGGACTCTGGCGGACGAAAACCTCCCGCCTTCAGGGCCGCCGGGGGTGTGGTTCGAAACACGGGTCTTGTACAATCCGACGCTGGAGACCTCGGCCTATCTTGTTCCGGGCGTGATGGGGCTCATCCTCTGCCTGGTGACCATCCTCCTGGCCAGCATGTCCATGGCGCGGGAACGGGAACTGGGGACGTTCGAGACGCTGATCGCCGCGCCTGTCGAGCGCTGGGAGATCTTCGTCGGGAAAACCCTTCCCTACATGATCCTCGGCCTGGCGGACGTGCCGCTTCTGATCGCGCTCGGGGTGTGGGGATTTCAAGTCCCGCTTCGGGGCCCGTTGTGGGCGCTGTTTTTAGCGGCGGGGGTGTTCGTCGGGACCACGGTGTGCGTCGGCACCCTGATTTCGACCTTCGCGAAAAACCAACAACAGGCCATGATGGGAGGATTCCTTTTCCTCTTTCCCGCGATTCAATTGTCGGGTGTTATGGCGCCCATCGAGAACATCCCCGCGTTCTTCGCTCCCATTTCTTGGTTAAACCCTCTGCGGTTTTTCGTATCGC is a genomic window containing:
- a CDS encoding ABC transporter ATP-binding protein, translating into MKNTLSIQISDVHKRLGPNQALAGATLSLEAGGLYGLIGPDGAGKTTLLRTVVGLLRPDSGCVTFRVDGLTAAFEEARPSIAYMPQQQSLYPDLSIKEHLEFFRDLYQISNDLYVPRRDRLLHLTRLEKFQNRPAGQLSGGCAKAGSHVRPPSDPGRPPPGRTHQRRGSHQPAGILGPPLRPPERGDFDFDRHGLHGRSGTLRGGFSAGKRADLDVRSAPGDPGKRKRQ
- a CDS encoding ABC transporter ATP-binding protein, which translates into the protein MKAVEALDLTVRFGDFTAVDGVTFDVAPGEIFGFLGANGAGKTTTIRVLTGLLPPTSGGVRVAGLTFEDGGRAIKSRVGYMSQRFTLYNDLTVSENLSFAAGLRKIPSAISAERTRRLLNFIKFDQPLNTLVRNLPGGLKQEVSLVAALLHDPEIVFLDEPTAGVSPSSRARFWALIRGLAKEGKTIFVTTHYMDEAEECGRIALMRAGRIIALGSPADLKKKAFPERLLEIQWKGAAPEGWRNALLSGAAMSVVPYGLTHHVLVRDQAAWTLFASDHSGKLSARDIQPSLEDVFIRLVEGVDR
- a CDS encoding ABC transporter permease, producing the protein MPGRALSIARKEIRHLARDPFTLGMALGVPVLLVLFFGYVLDYDVKRVHLLVVDRDQTRVSRELVDVFAGADYFTPLALRHGETPLGTLEEGRAKAILFIEPNFAGGLAKGQTARAQIVIDGSDNQTTSVVASYLGALQSALSARLVPESRGPPVELRTRFLFNPELNSRWFVVTGLFVVVTGIVSVLLTALTVAREWETGSMELLLSTPVQPLEIIAGKLAPYMGLCLAAVGLVYVAARAGFGIPFNGNHGTFLLACVLFLTCTLAQGLLISVLTRQQQLAMQFSNLTGLLPATLLSGFVFPVESMPVFFRYLTTILPARWFVVSCRGIFLKGEGVAELALPLGLMALIGTTLVFLAVKKFKRDLEP
- a CDS encoding ABC transporter permease, producing the protein MRMIIFVIPVVQMTLFGLALSNEIKNIRLAVYADPADHLARQVGERAAASGWFRLVPADDPDPFRLIRSGRADAALVAPPGGLDRALARQQGRAQLLVDATNAIKGRVIESYLNAVLRRTLADENLPPSGPPGVWFETRVLYNPTLETSAYLVPGVMGLILCLVTILLASMSMARERELGTFETLIAAPVERWEIFVGKTLPYMILGLADVPLLIALGVWGFQVPLRGPLWALFLAAGVFVGTTVCVGTLISTFAKNQQQAMMGGFLFLFPAIQLSGVMAPIENIPAFFAPISWLNPLRFFVSLTRQVMLKGTIGPFYWTHLGALAVLGALAAAASVHRFRRTLV